A genomic stretch from Mya arenaria isolate MELC-2E11 chromosome 10, ASM2691426v1 includes:
- the LOC128205718 gene encoding 60S acidic ribosomal protein P0-like → MVKEDKTTWKANYFVKIAQLLDDYPKCFVVNADNVGSKQMQQIRAALRGQAIVLMGKNTMMRKSIRGHLDKNPALERLLPHIVGNVGLVFTKGDLMEVRDLLLANKVEAPARAGAIAPVDVTVPKQATALGPEKTSFFQALHITTKITKGCIEMLNDVRLITEGDKVGASEATLLNMLGISPFSYGLAIKRVYDSGSVFESKILDITDDALRGRFLEGVRNVASVSLQIGYPTAASAPHSIINGFKKLLAIAVETDYTFPEAQRTKDFLADPTAFAVATAPAAASSAPAEEKKEEKKEESEESDDDMGFGLFD, encoded by the exons ATGGTCAAGGAAGACAAGACAACATGGAAGGCCAACTACTTCGTCAAGATCGCT CAACTTCTGGATGATTATCCCAAGTGTTTTGTTGTGAATGCTGACAATGTGGGCTCCAAGCAGATGCAGCAGATCCGGGCTGCTCTCAGAGGACAAGCCA TTGTGTTGATGGGAAAGAACACCATGATGAGGAAGTCCATCAGGGGACACCTTGACAAGAACCCCGCCCTGGAAAG ACTGCTGCCTCACATCGTTGGTAACGTTGGTCTGGTCTTTACCAAGGGAGATCTTATGGAGGTTCGGGACCTGCTGCTGGCCAATAAG GTGGAAGCCCCTGCCCGTGCTGGAGCAATTGCCCCTGTGGATGTAACGGTGCCCAAACAGGCGACTGCTCTTGGACCCGAGAAGACCTCTTTCTTCCAGGCTCTCCATATCACCACCAAGATCACCAAGGGATGCATTGAAATGCTG AACGATGTGCGCCTGATCACAGAAGGAGACAAGGTCGGAGCCTCCGAGGCCACACTCCTCAACATGTTGGGGATCTCGCCCTTCTCCTATGGTCTCGCTATTAAGAGAG TGTACGACTCTGGCTCAGTGTTCGAGTCCAAGATCCTGGACATCACCGATGATGCCCTGCGTGGAAGGTTCCTGGAG GGAGTGCGAAACGTTGCATCAGTCTCCCTGCAGATCGGCTACCCAACTGCGGCTTCCGCCCCTCATTCCATCATCAACGGATTCAAGAAACTTCTTGCCATCGCTGTAGAGACAGACTACACCTTCCCTGAGGCTCAGAGG ACAAAGGACTTCTTGGCCGACCCAACTGCGTTCGCAGTTGCCACTGCCCCAGCTGCAGCCTCTTCCGCCCCAGCCGAGGAGAAGAAAGAAGAGAAGAAGGAGGAATCCGAGGAGTCTGATGACGATATGGGCTTTGGGCTGTTCGATTAA
- the LOC128205713 gene encoding uncharacterized protein LOC128205713 gives MTHRGFLTKLQSKEIKLRTRPTIIRRLLSLIDDVEKLEKDYTNQETTNIAVNIKRIENIASCFQAIQNANTPSAIVICKNLKLRLKESENEYEQVSGDCIGRMAKLYECYSSEMRLINSKDKHIRELISVVKNITMNTVSKKVKYFRTTQFLLESAPSNAILMESGETVILDTTRNIVRVYNTDEWEEVGHLSLGGVVHSIAKTELETPTLLASIPGQKKVVMFDINDKKVNIVEEVNLSTACFSIAPIKDELYAINDKGTITQLSFTDKKESFVYLTKRPELKEFDPSDSQICVNMHKKLLVVTFPRRDTIMGFHLDGRVRWCLVDHHLLQGLRGMAFVFDKLHVCCEATASVLLVGNDGKIVDDFFGKIVDLHRPLAVSFGFLDGTFLVSDNHAGHELKYISCKDLAYDPMVDPLRIMHRCVLL, from the coding sequence ATGACACATCGTGGGTTTCTTACAAAGTTGCAatcaaaagaaatcaaattaCGAACGCGTCCAACAATTATAAGGCGATTACTTTCATTAATAGATGATGTAGAAAAACTTGAGAAAGATTATACAAACCAGGAAACTACAAATATTGCAGTAAACATAAAACGTATAGAGAACATTGCTTCATGCTTTCAAGCAATACAGAATGCAAACACTCCCTCTGCTATTGTTATCTgcaaaaatcttaaattaagACTTAAGGAATCGGAAAACGAATATGAACAAGTAAGTGGTGATTGCATTGGTAGAATGGCGAAATTATACGAGTGTTACAGCTCCGAAATGCGCCTCATTAACAGTAAAGACAAGCATATACGGGAACTTATTTCCGTTGTCAAGAATATCACAATGAACACAGTCAGTAAGAAGGTTAAATATTTCAGAACAACACAGTTTCTTCTCGAGTCAGCACCCTCAAACGCTATTCTCATGGAATCAGGTGAAACAGTCATTTTGGACACAACCAGAAATATAGTAAGGGTTTACAATACTGATGAATGGGAGGAAGTCGGTCACCTATCGCTCGGAGGTGTGGTTCATTCAATAGCTAAGACAGAATTGGAAACACCAACATTGTTGGCCTCGATTCCTGGTCAAAAGAAAGTTGTAATGTTTGACATAAacgataaaaaagtaaacattgttgAAGAAGTCAATCTTTCAACCGCATGTTTCAGCATAGCCCCGATAAAAGATGAGTTATACGCTATAAATGATAAAGGAACTATTACACAACTTTCGTTTACCGATAAAAAAGAATCGTTTGTGTATTTAACAAAACGACCTGAATTAAAAGAGTTCGATCCCTCCGACAGTCAGATTTGTGTCAATATGCACAAAAAGCTTTTAGTCGTAACTTTTCCACGACGTGATACAATTATGGGATTTCATTTGGACGGACGTGTTCGTTGGTGTTTAGTTGACCATCATTTACTTCAAGGATTGCGAGGAATGGCGTTTGTATTTGATAAGTTACACGTTTGTTGCGAAGCGACAGCTTCGGTACTGCTGGTTGGAAATGATGGCAAAATAGTCGATGACTTTTTTGGCAAGATAGTTGATCTCCATAGACCCCTTGCAGTATCGTTTGGCTTTTTAGATGGAACATTTCTAGTTTCAGATAATCATGCTGGTCACGAGCTGAAATATATTTCGTGTAAAGACCTTGCGTATGATCCTATGGTAGACCCATTGCGCATAATGCAccgatgtgttttattgtag
- the LOC128205717 gene encoding neuromedin-U receptor 2-like: protein MNNTFNISDEKVILERINAKTADQMTPVIAYLVILMCVGLIGNVLVVLFYGRNAKNSTHFVFICTLAIYDLISCGISIPSEIATLRLFFTYDNSIACKIFRFVNHFAAIGSIGVLLEISIDRYRKICRPFRRQLNHNQTKVACAGSIVGALFFSWPSLVFCKAVPVDVRNENGQQVTGYTCTTTKEEKYRNYLWIFNSTHFVIFICFTIILCVMYALVWSVLLKRKTYSETSEVSAIGVEPSYSGDSMDRSTQSARMAVEMATQPSHTKPRTVRLTMLMVVITVVFVVSFLPFFLLVIWRAKNGTFESDFLSDSDLVAFQFGIRSYLFSSAINPFMYGFFNSEFREYVRKVVCAWKR, encoded by the coding sequence atgaataacACTTTCAATATAAGCGATGAAAAGGTTATATTGGAACGCATCAACGCGAAGACAGCTGACCAGATGACGCCAGTGATTGCTTATCTTGTCATTTTAATGTGTGTAGGACTGATCGGAAATGTTCTAGTGGTCCTGTTCTACGGACGTAATGCAAAGAACTCTACtcactttgttttcatttgcacCTTGGCCATTTATGATCTGATCTCTTGCGGAATTTCAATACCATCTGAGATAGCTACCCTTCGATTGTTCTTCACATATGACaacagtattgcatgtaaaaTCTTTCGATTTGTGAACCATTTTGCAGCAATTGGTAGCATTGGAGTTTTGTTGGAAATATCCATTGACAGATACAGAAAGATTTGTAGACCATTCCGAAGGCAGTTAAATCACAATCAAACAAAAGTGGCATGCGCTGGCTCTATAGTTGGCGCCTTGTTCTTTTCATGGCCCTCATTGGTCTTTTGCAAAGCAGTACCGGTAGACGTGAGAAATGAAAATGGTCAGCAAGTTACCGGATATACCTGTACTACAACCAAAGAAGAAAAATATCGTAATTACCTATGGATTTTTAACTCAACGCATTTTGTTATCTTCATTTGTTTTACTATCATACTATGTGTAATGTACGCCTTAGTTTGGAGTGTCCTCCTAAAGCGGAAAACATATTCGGAAACTTCCGAAGTGTCGGCCATTGGAGTGGAACCTTCTTATAGTGGAGACTCAATGGACCGGAGTACACAAAGTGCGAGAATGGCAGTGGAAATGGCTACGCAGCCAAGCCATACCAAACCTCGTACAGTTAGGTTGACGATGTTGATGGTGGTGATTACGGTGGtgtttgttgtcagttttctacCTTTTTTTCTGTTAGTCATATGGCGTGCAAAAAATGGTACCTTTGAATCTGATTTTTTATCCGACAGTGACCTAGTTGCTTTTCAATTTGGAATCAGATCTTATCTATTTAGCTCTGCAATTAACCCCTTTATGTATGGATTCTTTAACTCCGAATTCCGAGAATATGTGAGAAAAGTTGTTTGTGCTTGGAAGAGATAA